Proteins encoded by one window of Spirosoma linguale DSM 74:
- a CDS encoding hypothetical protein (KEGG: sbp:Sbal223_0625 hypothetical protein) yields the protein MKTLLIGLTLSLVMPLMGKAQTEKGRWTIGTQLGNFTYQKQENGYSYFTGSVSPSVGYFVTDGLVVGTGIPLSFGSTRYGQYYASFYNLRQNSVSIGLAPFIRYYFGQAKLKPFVGIAYSYSRTTGNSKTDTAGGSESKTKGYTTAFTPTIGLAYFVTRNLGLTASLNYNINHVEYNTVQTSPNTPGASMANYTSRLASLAIGFQIFLGK from the coding sequence ATGAAGACGCTATTAATTGGACTAACACTAAGCCTTGTAATGCCCTTGATGGGTAAGGCACAAACCGAAAAAGGACGGTGGACAATTGGTACTCAGTTAGGCAACTTCACCTACCAGAAACAGGAGAATGGCTATAGCTATTTTACTGGTAGCGTAAGTCCATCAGTTGGTTATTTTGTGACCGATGGCTTAGTTGTCGGAACAGGAATTCCACTTAGTTTTGGTTCCACGAGGTATGGTCAATATTATGCTAGCTTCTATAATCTTCGTCAAAATAGCGTTTCAATTGGCCTAGCTCCTTTCATACGTTACTATTTTGGACAAGCCAAGTTAAAGCCATTTGTAGGTATAGCTTACAGTTATAGTCGTACTACTGGTAATTCTAAAACTGACACAGCAGGCGGATCAGAGTCAAAAACAAAAGGGTACACAACGGCTTTTACCCCTACTATTGGTTTAGCTTATTTCGTTACACGAAATCTGGGCTTAACGGCTAGTCTGAACTACAATATAAATCATGTAGAATACAACACGGTTCAGACATCACCGAATACGCCAGGCGCTTCTATGGCTAATTACACGTCACGCTTGGCATCATTGGCAATTGGCTTCCAAATCTTTCTAGGTAAATAG
- a CDS encoding Relaxase/mobilization nuclease family protein (PFAM: Relaxase/mobilization nuclease family protein~KEGG: lhk:LHK_00918 relaxase/mobilization nuclease topoisomerase/primase fusion protein), giving the protein MIAKTSVGRSFKGCCQYNMEKVELGKGQVLLSQGVRDYDLKGMVADFTRQAMLNPELSRSVWHTAVSFDPQDEARLLQEPQLIEQVATDYLKGMGLDQSQYVVIQHYDTAHTHFHIIANRVANDGHTVSDSHNFSRSEKLLRAMEQQHRLTLMKEQGYRLGIEHLPQADRYRLEMRNDVRQSLELSTTSNELRANLAQRGIELIVNRDKAGQARGVSFERVSQDENGEALRVAFKGSKLHQNLGLGQIQQELGLNAHKRALELSQQRELAKAQELTISPQNEEKQLKRGRGLSM; this is encoded by the coding sequence ATGATCGCCAAAACCAGCGTTGGCCGCAGCTTCAAGGGCTGCTGTCAGTACAACATGGAAAAAGTTGAACTCGGTAAGGGCCAAGTGCTGCTGAGCCAGGGCGTGCGCGATTACGATCTGAAAGGGATGGTCGCCGATTTCACCCGTCAGGCTATGCTTAATCCGGAGCTGAGCCGCAGCGTGTGGCACACGGCGGTTAGCTTCGATCCCCAGGACGAGGCCCGGCTTCTACAGGAACCGCAGCTTATTGAGCAGGTGGCGACGGACTACCTGAAAGGGATGGGCCTGGACCAATCGCAGTACGTGGTGATCCAGCACTACGATACCGCCCACACTCATTTTCATATCATTGCCAACCGGGTGGCCAACGACGGGCACACGGTCAGCGACAGCCACAACTTTAGTCGGTCCGAGAAGCTACTACGGGCGATGGAGCAGCAGCACCGCCTAACGCTGATGAAGGAGCAAGGCTACCGGCTGGGTATCGAGCACTTACCCCAGGCTGACCGTTACCGTCTGGAAATGCGCAACGATGTACGCCAGAGCCTGGAGCTGTCCACCACCTCCAATGAATTACGGGCTAATCTGGCTCAGCGTGGAATTGAGTTGATCGTCAACCGGGATAAGGCGGGTCAAGCGCGGGGGGTGAGCTTTGAGCGCGTGAGCCAGGACGAAAACGGAGAGGCCCTACGGGTGGCCTTCAAAGGCTCTAAGCTACACCAAAACCTAGGCTTGGGTCAGATTCAGCAAGAACTAGGCTTGAACGCCCATAAACGAGCTCTGGAGCTTTCGCAGCAGCGGGAGCTAGCGAAGGCCCAGGAATTGACGATAAGCCCGCAAAACGAAGAAAAACAGCTTAAACGCGGGCGTGGCCTGAGCATGTGA
- a CDS encoding mobilisation protein (PFAM: mobilisation protein~KEGG: nmu:NmulC_2791 mobilization protein) — MNPSEPVKKKGGRPPSVTKRDQQITVCLTKIEKLALSKRAEKAGLNLSDYGRQMVLTGKAQARLSAQENETLNQVARLGSNLNQIAHKANADGIRSIAIEANRLLHQLSQLLNKSAEG, encoded by the coding sequence ATGAATCCGTCCGAACCGGTTAAAAAGAAGGGTGGTCGCCCGCCCAGCGTGACCAAACGCGACCAGCAAATCACGGTTTGCCTGACCAAGATCGAGAAGCTAGCGTTGAGTAAACGGGCGGAGAAAGCGGGTCTGAATCTGTCGGACTACGGTCGGCAAATGGTGCTTACCGGCAAGGCCCAGGCCCGGCTGAGTGCCCAGGAGAACGAAACGTTAAACCAGGTGGCCCGGTTAGGGAGCAATCTCAACCAGATCGCTCACAAAGCCAACGCCGACGGTATCCGCAGCATTGCCATCGAAGCCAATCGGCTGCTGCACCAATTAAGTCAACTCCTAAACAAATCCGCCGAGGGATGA